A single window of Candidatus Flexicrinis affinis DNA harbors:
- a CDS encoding acyl carrier protein, with translation METVEEKVKKIVIDLLGVEEEKVTLDAHFRNDLEADSLDLVELIMEFERQFGGEIKDEDAQKIETVGAAIEYIKERM, from the coding sequence ATGGAGACGGTTGAGGAAAAAGTCAAAAAGATCGTCATCGATCTTCTCGGTGTGGAAGAGGAAAAAGTGACGCTGGACGCGCACTTTCGCAATGATCTGGAAGCGGATTCGCTCGACCTCGTCGAGCTGATCATGGAATTTGAACGTCAGTTCGGCGGCGAGATCAAGGACGAGGACGCCCAGAAGATCGAGACTGTCGGTGCGGCGATCGAATACATCAAGGAGCGCATGTAG